In a genomic window of Shouchella clausii:
- a CDS encoding MerR family transcriptional regulator codes for MEMTISMFAKKVGTTVRTLRYYDQIGLLTPERQNENGHKLYTRKEWERYQQIQVFKHLGFSLADMKERLTTSTWSAREMLVAQKNMLEQKKRELEEVLATIRRAEALYDLEGIEEEDLDDLLFVLLDAFRLEKRQKDALIAHFPESPLSELFDYDEDPDVQLEIDKQGAYFYKRMKNALHNGVDPGAEEVQSYVKELFSSFPMKSVPNVVDELGDIEAFFVEHERLFFILFPERLQKYMDEAMEVYFRNESGEEDGT; via the coding sequence ATGGAGATGACAATCAGCATGTTCGCCAAAAAAGTCGGCACCACGGTACGGACATTACGTTATTACGACCAAATTGGTTTGTTGACGCCTGAACGGCAAAATGAAAATGGTCATAAACTGTACACCCGCAAAGAATGGGAACGGTATCAGCAAATTCAAGTTTTTAAGCATCTTGGTTTCTCGCTTGCTGATATGAAAGAGAGGCTTACTACCTCTACTTGGAGTGCACGGGAAATGCTTGTGGCCCAGAAAAACATGCTTGAACAAAAGAAAAGGGAATTAGAAGAGGTGTTGGCGACAATTAGGCGTGCGGAAGCTTTATATGATTTAGAAGGGATCGAGGAAGAAGATCTCGATGATTTGCTGTTTGTGCTCCTTGACGCTTTCCGTTTGGAGAAACGGCAGAAAGATGCATTAATCGCCCATTTTCCTGAAAGTCCATTAAGTGAATTGTTTGACTATGATGAGGATCCTGACGTACAACTAGAAATAGACAAACAAGGGGCTTATTTTTACAAACGGATGAAAAACGCGCTTCATAACGGCGTTGACCCAGGAGCCGAAGAAGTCCAAAGCTATGTAAAAGAGCTATTTTCTAGTTTTCCAATGAAATCGGTCCCGAATGTGGTTGATGAGCTTGGTGATATTGAAGCGTTTTTCGTAGAACATGAGAGGCTATTTTTCATCCTTTTCCCTGAAAGATTACAAAAATATATGGATGAAGCAATGGAAGTTTACTTTAGAAATGAAAGTGGTGAAGAAGATGGAACATGA
- a CDS encoding LacI family DNA-binding transcriptional regulator → MTVTIKDIAKAANVSYSTVSKALNDSPLVKPETKRMIVEKANELGYTPNFSAKHLVTRRTNTIGLVWPTIERVALSALVTQVNQHITNSGRTMILSINHALEAVELFSRMRIDGILLFEEEIPQDKLPNNIGIPLLSYGVPAIEQFPTVGVQHELAMELAVKEFVEISHQSIAYAGVINGTGRRQQAKQIGYEEAMRKRGLKSQLIDTGGLDACDADGAIERLLTESTLPTAIICSSYDIAIGALRALRRNGVQVPNDLSLISYDNIPQLAEADVPLTAVGVPIDKLAKELVETLLALIEGEQAATGRKLTPELVRRKSTKPRS, encoded by the coding sequence ATGACGGTTACGATTAAGGATATTGCAAAAGCAGCTAATGTTAGTTATTCGACGGTCTCGAAAGCATTAAATGACAGCCCCCTAGTTAAGCCGGAAACAAAGCGTATGATCGTAGAAAAGGCGAATGAACTCGGCTATACGCCTAATTTTTCGGCTAAGCATTTAGTGACGAGGCGCACGAATACGATTGGTTTGGTGTGGCCGACAATTGAGCGTGTTGCTTTGTCGGCATTGGTTACACAAGTAAATCAACATATAACAAACAGCGGACGGACAATGATTTTATCCATTAATCATGCACTTGAGGCAGTAGAGCTATTTTCAAGAATGCGAATCGACGGCATTTTGTTATTTGAAGAAGAAATTCCGCAAGACAAACTCCCAAATAACATCGGGATCCCCTTGCTCTCTTACGGGGTACCTGCTATTGAACAGTTTCCGACTGTCGGCGTCCAGCATGAATTGGCAATGGAGTTAGCAGTAAAAGAGTTTGTAGAAATCAGCCACCAATCCATTGCTTACGCTGGTGTTATAAATGGGACGGGAAGGCGACAACAAGCAAAACAAATAGGATATGAAGAGGCCATGAGAAAGAGGGGGCTTAAGTCGCAACTTATTGATACCGGGGGACTTGACGCTTGTGACGCTGATGGCGCGATCGAACGTTTGCTGACGGAGTCCACTCTCCCAACAGCGATCATTTGTTCCAGCTACGACATTGCGATCGGGGCATTACGGGCATTAAGGCGGAACGGCGTTCAAGTTCCAAATGATTTGTCGCTCATCTCCTATGACAATATCCCACAGCTAGCCGAAGCAGACGTGCCATTGACAGCAGTAGGCGTTCCAATTGACAAGCTTGCAAAAGAGTTAGTAGAAACACTGCTGGCCTTAATAGAAGGGGAGCAGGCAGCTACTGGTCGGAAACTAACTCCCGAACTGGTGCGGAGAAAATCGACGAAACCAAGGTCATAA
- a CDS encoding TRAP transporter substrate-binding protein yields MRRTALFFGSVFISLTVACATPASLSTEKTTLRLAHNMNESHPIHQSLLHFAELAEEKSDGALTFEIFPNGQLGSEREAIELTQTGAVDATKVSATALESFSPVYALFSIPYLFDGADHYYTVMESDIATDIYDSTADNGFFGLTYYDAGIRNMYTIGTPVLAPEDLRGLKIRVQPSETAIEMTRLMGGAPTPMAFGEVYTALQQGVIDGTENNETALTSNNHGEVAKEYSYTEHAIVPDLLIFNQNRWESFSSEEQRILKEAALESSEFHKELWAAETAEAIANAEEMGVTFHEDVDKAAFRESVEPMHQQVKQDRDLAPFYERIQEMRKEGHTND; encoded by the coding sequence ATGCGTCGCACAGCTCTATTTTTTGGAAGCGTTTTTATTAGTCTTACTGTTGCGTGCGCTACACCAGCTAGCTTGTCAACAGAGAAAACGACATTGCGCCTTGCACACAATATGAACGAAAGCCATCCCATTCATCAGTCTTTGCTTCATTTTGCAGAATTAGCTGAAGAAAAAAGCGATGGCGCTCTGACATTTGAAATTTTCCCCAACGGCCAACTTGGTTCTGAACGGGAAGCAATTGAATTAACGCAAACAGGGGCGGTAGATGCGACAAAAGTAAGCGCTACCGCGTTAGAAAGTTTTTCGCCTGTTTACGCCTTATTTAGTATTCCTTATTTATTTGATGGGGCCGACCATTATTACACGGTCATGGAAAGCGATATCGCAACGGACATCTATGATTCCACTGCTGACAATGGCTTTTTCGGTCTAACCTACTATGATGCAGGCATTCGCAATATGTATACGATCGGCACACCTGTGTTAGCGCCTGAGGACCTGAGAGGCTTAAAAATTCGCGTACAGCCAAGCGAAACGGCGATTGAAATGACGCGCTTGATGGGCGGAGCTCCTACCCCGATGGCGTTCGGTGAAGTATATACTGCCCTTCAACAAGGTGTCATAGACGGTACTGAAAACAATGAAACCGCTTTAACCTCAAACAACCATGGGGAAGTAGCAAAAGAGTATTCTTACACAGAACACGCCATTGTCCCTGATTTGCTTATCTTTAACCAAAATCGCTGGGAAAGTTTTAGCTCAGAGGAACAAAGGATTTTAAAAGAAGCAGCACTTGAGTCTAGTGAGTTTCACAAGGAGTTATGGGCCGCTGAAACCGCGGAAGCGATTGCCAATGCGGAAGAGATGGGCGTCACATTCCATGAAGATGTCGATAAAGCGGCATTCCGTGAAAGTGTCGAACCCATGCATCAACAAGTAAAACAAGACCGAGATTTAGCGCCATTTTATGAGCGTATTCAAGAAATGCGTAAGGAGGGGCACACAAATGATTGA
- a CDS encoding TRAP transporter small permease: protein MIEKINGGLGKIIIFLSSVMFGLMVLVAIWQVFSRYVLNAPSTFSEEFLRYSLIWVTMIGGAYAFHLKKHIAIEMLVNRFSDATQKRVRQLVQLFLIAFALLVMVYGGIQLVSLTMSQQTVSLGIPMGFVYLSLPISGLLITWFCLTELLTGKNGTNQGSDEPIDL from the coding sequence ATGATTGAGAAAATCAATGGTGGATTAGGAAAAATAATCATATTCCTATCGTCGGTCATGTTTGGGCTCATGGTGCTTGTCGCGATTTGGCAAGTCTTTAGCCGCTATGTCCTCAATGCCCCTAGCACTTTTTCAGAAGAATTTCTTCGTTACTCGCTTATCTGGGTCACAATGATTGGCGGTGCTTATGCCTTCCATCTCAAAAAACATATTGCGATTGAAATGCTCGTTAACCGCTTTTCAGATGCGACTCAAAAACGAGTGCGCCAGCTCGTCCAGCTTTTTCTCATTGCCTTTGCCTTACTTGTCATGGTGTATGGCGGCATCCAGCTTGTGTCATTAACGATGTCACAACAAACGGTCTCACTTGGCATACCAATGGGCTTTGTCTATTTATCATTGCCTATCTCTGGCCTGCTGATCACTTGGTTCTGCCTGACAGAACTACTAACAGGCAAAAATGGGACAAACCAAGGCTCCGATGAACCGATTGACCTATAA
- a CDS encoding TRAP transporter large permease gives MALLAGISLIVVFLGLLLLGVPIAISVAGASIVTMFLIAPFDVAIFTSAQKMVTGIDSFTLLAVPFFLLTGIIMNQGGIALRLVNVAKLFTGKLPGSLAHTNIVGNMLFGSIAGSSVASAAAIGKVMNPLQEKEGYDRKFSAAVNIASAPTGLIIPPTGLFIIYSLVSGGTSVAALFLAGYLPGILWGLATLVVAFFIAKKKGYTTSSATKVESPLKVIWEAIPSLFLVIIIIGGIIGGLFTATEASAVAIVYALLLSFAYKSLTLRQLPGIFKEAVELTVVIMFLIGTSAMLSLVMSFTGIPSAISSAILALTDNPILILLLINVILLIIGIVMDVTPAILIFTPIFLPVVMEFGMDPVHFGVILIVNLCIGNITPPGGSALFVGSTIGKVKIEEVIRPLLPFYGAIIVVLLLVTMFPFLSTWLPTLAGLME, from the coding sequence ATGGCTCTCCTTGCAGGTATCAGTTTAATTGTCGTGTTTTTAGGATTGCTTTTACTAGGCGTGCCAATCGCCATCAGTGTCGCAGGCGCATCGATTGTCACGATGTTTTTGATCGCCCCGTTTGATGTCGCGATTTTTACGTCTGCGCAAAAGATGGTGACAGGCATTGACAGCTTTACGCTGTTAGCAGTCCCATTCTTTTTGTTGACAGGCATTATCATGAACCAAGGAGGCATCGCTCTCCGGCTTGTCAATGTAGCGAAACTATTTACAGGCAAATTGCCAGGTTCCCTTGCCCATACGAACATTGTTGGAAACATGCTTTTTGGATCGATTGCCGGCTCTTCCGTCGCTTCCGCTGCTGCAATCGGCAAAGTCATGAACCCATTGCAGGAAAAAGAAGGGTATGACCGGAAATTTTCAGCCGCAGTCAACATTGCCTCCGCCCCAACTGGATTGATTATTCCTCCAACAGGGTTGTTTATTATCTATTCCTTAGTTAGCGGCGGAACGTCGGTGGCGGCCCTTTTCCTTGCTGGTTATTTGCCTGGCATCCTTTGGGGTCTTGCTACACTGGTTGTCGCTTTTTTTATTGCTAAAAAGAAAGGCTACACAACATCGTCAGCAACGAAGGTTGAGTCTCCCTTAAAAGTTATCTGGGAAGCGATCCCTAGCCTGTTTTTAGTCATTATTATCATTGGTGGCATTATCGGCGGTCTATTTACGGCGACCGAAGCGTCTGCGGTCGCGATTGTGTATGCGTTGCTTCTGTCTTTTGCCTACAAAAGCCTAACATTGCGGCAGTTGCCAGGCATTTTTAAAGAAGCCGTTGAACTAACCGTCGTCATCATGTTCCTAATTGGGACATCGGCGATGCTTTCCCTAGTCATGTCATTTACTGGCATCCCGAGCGCAATTAGCTCTGCGATTTTAGCTTTGACGGATAACCCTATTCTTATTTTGCTGTTGATTAATGTGATTTTGTTAATAATCGGCATTGTCATGGACGTCACACCGGCGATCCTGATCTTTACGCCCATCTTTTTACCAGTCGTGATGGAGTTTGGCATGGACCCAGTCCATTTTGGCGTCATTTTAATTGTCAACCTTTGCATTGGCAACATTACGCCACCAGGAGGAAGCGCTTTATTTGTTGGCAGCACCATCGGCAAAGTTAAAATTGAAGAAGTCATCCGCCCCTTGCTTCCATTTTACGGCGCGATCATCGTTGTTTTACTGCTCGTAACGATGTTTCCTTTTTTAAGCACGTGGCTGCCGACTCTAGCGGGATTAATGGAATAA
- a CDS encoding glycoside hydrolase family 31 protein, translating to MNIQHRYSFTVATKHDAHIEFVAPNTDIKAHVFVLEPKIIRVLFEKESGLELERTWSIAPGLDDLPYKGRERKSTEHFSCPPYDFRETEDAYVVKTEMLKATIKKEGFRITWHRRDKDKWTWFAQDRDTQAYNFKGELGTGIKHYLKRDIRERYYGLGERTGTLNRHHGRYRNVTIDAMGYDAEHSDPLYKHIPFYITHQPESAFSYGLFYDNLAPGYFDLGKELDNYHGLYRYFEAEAGDLDYYMIAGPTMKDVVQTYTWMTGNTALPPKWSIGYSGSTMTYTDAENAQERLYEFIEKCEENDILCDSFQLSSGYTSIGDKRYVFHWNKDKFPDVQKLARDFSDKGLRLAANIKPALLKDHPQYSDLEQQSFFIKNGNGETETAQFWDGGGAYIDFTNEAAYRWWINQVQQQLLAYGITSTWNDNNEYEIWSQDARVNGFGYELPFQTIRALQPLLMMKASFEAQAEHTPKERPFLISRSGAPGMHRYVQTWTGDNRTEWKTIRYNIKTGISLSLSGIYNFGHDVGGFAGPKPDEELFIRWVQNGIFHPRFTIHSWNEDQTVNEPWMYEDAVPAIRELIQLRSMLTPYWYTAFYHASANHEPIIKPTFFDFEEDTRTWEDNDDFLVGPSMLVASVVEPGVSERTVYAPAHNGGWYDFYTGNHVEGGTTTTLPAPAHQTPLLVKAGAIIPVNEAKRTFAKKDKDKRGFLLFPSRGAGHTSNYTIYEDDGITKNWQSAHALVSIEMTTTADAIHVTTNVVSKGYSLPYKEARFTVMTDDSRPLFVNGKEVVEMGEIV from the coding sequence ATGAATATTCAACACCGTTATTCATTTACTGTTGCAACGAAACACGACGCTCATATCGAATTTGTTGCTCCAAACACAGACATAAAAGCACATGTTTTTGTGCTAGAACCTAAAATCATCCGCGTGTTATTTGAAAAAGAAAGCGGGCTTGAACTTGAGCGCACATGGAGCATCGCTCCTGGTCTGGACGATCTCCCTTACAAAGGGCGAGAGCGCAAAAGCACGGAACATTTTAGCTGTCCGCCATATGATTTTCGTGAAACGGAAGACGCCTATGTTGTCAAAACAGAGATGTTAAAAGCGACCATTAAAAAAGAAGGCTTTCGCATTACTTGGCACCGGCGTGACAAAGACAAGTGGACTTGGTTTGCCCAAGACCGAGACACACAAGCATATAATTTCAAAGGCGAGCTCGGGACAGGGATTAAGCATTATTTAAAACGAGACATTCGTGAACGCTATTATGGATTAGGGGAGCGGACAGGTACCCTGAACCGTCACCATGGCCGTTACCGCAATGTAACGATTGACGCTATGGGCTATGACGCCGAACACTCGGATCCATTGTACAAACATATCCCTTTTTACATCACACACCAACCTGAATCAGCCTTTTCTTACGGCTTGTTTTATGACAATTTGGCTCCTGGCTATTTTGACCTTGGCAAGGAACTGGATAACTACCATGGGCTATACCGCTATTTTGAGGCTGAAGCAGGTGACCTAGATTATTACATGATTGCCGGTCCTACGATGAAGGATGTCGTACAAACCTATACATGGATGACAGGGAACACAGCGCTCCCGCCTAAGTGGAGCATTGGCTATTCTGGTTCAACCATGACTTATACAGACGCTGAAAATGCCCAAGAACGGCTATATGAGTTTATCGAAAAATGCGAGGAAAACGATATTTTATGCGATTCATTTCAACTATCCTCTGGCTATACATCGATTGGCGATAAACGGTACGTCTTTCACTGGAACAAAGACAAATTCCCTGATGTCCAAAAGCTTGCCCGTGACTTTAGCGACAAGGGGCTACGGCTTGCAGCCAATATTAAGCCTGCTTTGCTTAAGGACCATCCACAGTATAGCGACTTGGAACAACAATCGTTTTTTATTAAAAACGGCAACGGCGAAACAGAAACGGCTCAATTTTGGGATGGCGGCGGAGCTTATATCGATTTTACAAATGAAGCCGCTTATCGTTGGTGGATAAACCAAGTGCAACAGCAATTGCTTGCATACGGCATAACATCCACTTGGAATGATAACAATGAATATGAAATTTGGAGCCAGGACGCACGTGTCAATGGATTCGGGTACGAGCTACCATTCCAAACGATCCGCGCTCTCCAGCCGCTTTTAATGATGAAAGCCTCATTTGAAGCACAAGCTGAACATACGCCAAAAGAACGGCCTTTCTTAATTTCACGTTCTGGCGCCCCTGGCATGCATCGTTATGTGCAAACTTGGACAGGCGATAACCGTACTGAGTGGAAAACGATTCGCTATAACATCAAAACAGGCATAAGTCTAAGCCTATCTGGCATTTACAACTTTGGGCACGATGTCGGTGGATTTGCTGGTCCAAAGCCTGATGAAGAGCTCTTCATCCGTTGGGTGCAAAATGGCATATTCCATCCGCGCTTTACGATCCATTCATGGAATGAAGATCAGACCGTTAACGAACCTTGGATGTACGAAGATGCCGTCCCTGCCATTCGTGAATTGATCCAACTACGGTCGATGTTAACGCCTTATTGGTACACAGCGTTTTACCATGCCAGCGCCAACCATGAGCCAATTATAAAACCAACGTTTTTTGATTTTGAAGAAGACACACGCACATGGGAAGACAACGATGATTTTCTCGTCGGCCCATCCATGCTTGTCGCTTCCGTTGTCGAACCAGGCGTTTCCGAACGGACTGTTTACGCACCTGCTCACAATGGCGGATGGTATGATTTTTACACAGGCAACCATGTCGAAGGCGGCACAACAACTACTTTGCCGGCTCCAGCACACCAAACACCGCTGCTCGTCAAAGCAGGAGCAATTATACCTGTAAACGAAGCAAAACGAACATTTGCCAAAAAAGACAAGGACAAACGCGGCTTTTTGCTGTTTCCTAGCCGCGGCGCTGGGCACACATCAAACTACACAATATACGAAGACGACGGCATTACGAAAAATTGGCAGTCTGCACACGCGCTTGTCTCCATCGAAATGACCACAACAGCGGATGCCATTCATGTGACCACAAACGTTGTTTCAAAAGGCTACTCCCTGCCTTATAAAGAAGCACGTTTTACCGTCATGACTGACGATAGCAGACCTTTATTTGTAAACGGGAAAGAAGTGGTGGAGATGGGAGAGATTGTCTAG
- a CDS encoding PepSY domain-containing protein, whose amino-acid sequence MKKLQVTLASTFMVMALMACNQDNNGNNDNAPEHEADLGTEQGQGADSTEDLNNANIQVDMETAVSEFENVYPDASISSIELEAERGTWQYEIQGLDDEKEYEIIVDANTQEVTNEREEALDANDAGGVERQEDALDMDNIIDPQEAVDIALSEAEGAISSWKLEKDDQVTYYEVTVTNAGNNYDIKLDATNGEVLGTDRDD is encoded by the coding sequence ATGAAAAAATTACAGGTTACGTTAGCTTCGACATTTATGGTTATGGCCTTGATGGCATGCAACCAAGACAATAACGGGAATAACGACAATGCACCAGAGCACGAGGCCGATCTTGGCACAGAGCAAGGCCAAGGGGCAGATAGCACAGAAGACTTGAATAATGCAAACATTCAAGTAGACATGGAAACGGCGGTTTCTGAATTTGAGAACGTCTATCCTGATGCCTCTATTTCAAGCATCGAGTTAGAGGCGGAGCGCGGTACGTGGCAATATGAGATTCAAGGACTTGACGATGAGAAGGAATATGAGATCATCGTAGACGCAAATACACAAGAAGTAACAAACGAACGGGAAGAAGCCCTTGATGCAAATGATGCTGGAGGCGTGGAGCGTCAAGAGGATGCATTGGACATGGACAACATCATTGATCCTCAGGAAGCGGTTGATATTGCTTTATCGGAAGCGGAAGGCGCAATAAGCAGCTGGAAGTTAGAGAAGGACGACCAAGTGACGTATTATGAAGTAACAGTTACCAATGCAGGCAACAACTATGATATTAAACTTGATGCCACAAACGGAGAGGTACTTGGAACGGACCGAGATGATTGA
- a CDS encoding NAD(P)H-hydrate dehydratase: protein MRIVTGEEMASIDAITMNKVGLPGAVLMENAGRGIARKLLDLYGRKRRFFIVIGSGNNGGDGFVVARVLKDEGAEVQVFIVPEESRYKGDAKLHKRVFEQSGYRWKYWKDIESQLPAMLYETDIIVDALLGTGVSGQVKEPYASVIGSLNKLKNEIVSVDLPSGVPAGSAELNHEAIKADRTLTLQWTKVSYYLEETKPYFGEVDVVPVGIPPNTLRHLASQRYIWGKNEVVNSWVMSKPNAHKGDNGRVGIIAGSEAMPGAAALAGSAAVRSGAGFTTIATVAQNVPVVASHVKEAMYTIFSEQHGYLAPTEAELAAFMANKQSIAVGPGLGRTPELTKMVAYLLHHFKGVLIVDADALHGLKECGPIVRERTAPTVITPHPGEMAMLIDQSASYVNKNRFEVAESYAEQYGVYVVLKGPNTIVAEPSGCISVNVTGNAGLAKGGSGDVLTGMVAALVARQRIQPALSSAVFFHGYAADLLAKQRHVLATITPSDIIEHLPEAFSIVDDD from the coding sequence ATGCGGATTGTAACAGGCGAGGAAATGGCGAGCATTGATGCAATTACAATGAACAAAGTGGGTCTCCCTGGCGCTGTCCTAATGGAAAATGCCGGACGCGGAATTGCTCGTAAGCTGTTGGACCTCTATGGACGTAAGCGCCGCTTTTTTATTGTCATTGGCAGCGGAAACAATGGCGGCGATGGGTTTGTTGTCGCGAGAGTGCTAAAAGACGAAGGCGCGGAAGTACAAGTATTCATTGTGCCGGAAGAAAGCCGGTACAAAGGAGATGCCAAACTACATAAACGTGTATTCGAGCAAAGTGGCTACCGTTGGAAGTATTGGAAAGACATTGAGAGCCAATTGCCAGCCATGCTTTACGAAACGGACATTATTGTGGATGCGCTCCTCGGTACAGGCGTAAGTGGCCAAGTGAAGGAACCGTATGCTTCCGTGATCGGCAGCTTAAACAAATTGAAAAATGAAATCGTATCGGTTGATTTGCCAAGCGGCGTTCCAGCCGGCAGCGCCGAGCTGAACCATGAAGCAATAAAAGCAGACCGTACCCTTACTTTACAATGGACAAAGGTAAGCTATTATTTAGAAGAAACCAAACCCTATTTCGGAGAAGTAGACGTCGTCCCGGTCGGCATTCCACCTAACACGTTACGTCATCTCGCCTCACAACGCTACATTTGGGGCAAAAATGAAGTAGTCAATAGCTGGGTAATGAGCAAACCGAATGCCCACAAAGGCGATAACGGACGGGTTGGCATTATTGCCGGCAGCGAGGCAATGCCAGGAGCAGCAGCGCTGGCTGGGTCGGCAGCTGTGCGCAGCGGGGCAGGATTTACGACGATAGCGACAGTAGCGCAAAATGTGCCGGTGGTTGCCAGCCACGTAAAAGAAGCGATGTATACGATTTTTAGCGAACAACACGGCTATCTTGCCCCTACAGAAGCTGAATTGGCCGCTTTTATGGCCAATAAGCAATCGATTGCGGTCGGACCTGGGCTTGGACGCACGCCTGAACTGACTAAGATGGTTGCGTACTTGCTTCATCATTTCAAAGGTGTGTTGATTGTCGATGCTGACGCTTTGCATGGTTTGAAAGAGTGTGGGCCGATTGTCCGGGAGCGAACGGCTCCGACGGTGATTACGCCTCATCCTGGCGAAATGGCGATGTTAATTGACCAATCTGCTTCATATGTCAATAAAAACCGCTTTGAAGTAGCAGAGAGTTATGCGGAGCAATATGGCGTGTATGTCGTTTTGAAAGGGCCGAACACAATTGTTGCTGAACCAAGCGGTTGTATTTCTGTCAATGTAACAGGCAATGCCGGGCTTGCCAAAGGCGGTTCAGGCGACGTGCTTACAGGGATGGTCGCTGCACTTGTTGCCCGGCAACGGATTCAACCTGCTCTCTCATCAGCCGTATTTTTCCATGGCTATGCAGCGGACTTGCTGGCTAAACAACGACACGTCCTTGCCACTATCACCCCAAGCGATATTATTGAGCATTTGCCAGAGGCGTTCTCCATTGTTGATGATGATTAA
- a CDS encoding AI-2E family transporter, with translation MMESKAFRFACWIIVLLLIVYLSSLVNFIFMPIAVLFQTLFTPIVISLVIYYLLRPFVNLLNKKLHRGLSILIVFLALAGLATAALLYVGPLLQKQFMTFVDNVPGYANDIHNLFVDLQKQPALQNFLESANFSLDELSRTMTENLQGYLQSIIDSIGSFIGAVANVVIIAVIIPFVLFYMLKEGKKAPMMVINQFPAREQEEGKRVLGDLDKALSSYIQGQILVSACVGVLCLIWYLIIKLDYALILALVALFTNVIPFIGPWIGTAPAVIVALFDQPGKALLVIVGVVIIQQIESNVFSPQIMGRQLSVHPLTIIFVLLVASQLAGFVGILLAVPAYAVSKVIVQHTYRLIRIHRRSKNIKT, from the coding sequence ATGATGGAGAGCAAAGCATTTCGTTTTGCGTGTTGGATTATTGTCCTTTTGTTGATCGTTTACTTAAGTTCGCTGGTTAACTTTATTTTTATGCCGATTGCCGTGCTTTTTCAAACGTTGTTTACGCCAATCGTCATCTCCCTTGTCATTTACTATTTGCTAAGACCATTTGTTAACTTGCTAAACAAAAAACTTCACCGCGGCCTTTCGATTCTCATTGTCTTCCTTGCGTTGGCTGGCCTTGCCACAGCCGCTTTGCTTTATGTCGGGCCGCTTTTACAAAAACAATTTATGACATTCGTTGACAATGTGCCAGGATATGCAAACGATATTCACAACTTATTCGTAGATTTGCAAAAGCAGCCTGCGTTGCAAAATTTCTTGGAAAGTGCCAATTTTTCATTGGATGAGCTTTCTAGAACAATGACTGAAAACTTGCAAGGCTATTTACAGTCGATCATTGACAGCATTGGCTCCTTCATTGGCGCAGTGGCGAATGTCGTCATTATTGCTGTAATTATCCCTTTCGTGCTTTTCTATATGCTGAAGGAAGGCAAGAAGGCGCCGATGATGGTCATTAACCAGTTTCCGGCAAGGGAGCAAGAAGAAGGTAAGCGCGTGCTTGGCGATTTAGATAAAGCCTTAAGTTCCTACATACAAGGGCAAATTCTCGTCAGTGCTTGCGTCGGCGTTCTCTGCCTGATTTGGTATTTAATCATCAAACTAGATTACGCGTTGATTTTAGCGCTCGTCGCCCTGTTTACAAACGTTATTCCCTTTATCGGACCGTGGATTGGCACCGCCCCTGCCGTTATCGTTGCATTATTCGATCAACCTGGAAAAGCGTTGCTCGTCATTGTCGGTGTCGTCATTATCCAGCAAATTGAAAGCAATGTCTTCTCGCCACAAATTATGGGGCGCCAGCTTTCCGTGCACCCGCTGACGATTATTTTTGTTCTCCTTGTCGCCAGCCAGCTTGCAGGTTTTGTCGGAATTCTCCTTGCCGTGCCTGCCTATGCAGTCAGCAAGGTTATTGTCCAGCACACGTACCGGCTTATACGTATCCACAGACGGTCCAAAAACATTAAAACCTAA
- a CDS encoding ferritin, producing the protein MLSEKIVKALNHQMNMEFQAAHDYMAMAAYCHHISYNGFADYFLKQAEEEREHGMKVYDYLNDKGQKAVFEAIQAPKADYGSLVATFEAALAQEREVTKSYYKVYQIAQEEQEYQTLSFLNWFLDEQVEEEATFETHIDYLNRIKDDANALYIYEQELRKRKED; encoded by the coding sequence ATGCTCTCAGAAAAAATTGTCAAAGCGTTGAACCACCAGATGAATATGGAGTTTCAAGCTGCCCATGATTATATGGCGATGGCTGCCTACTGCCACCATATTAGTTACAATGGCTTCGCCGATTACTTCCTTAAGCAAGCAGAGGAAGAGCGGGAACACGGCATGAAAGTGTATGATTATTTAAATGACAAAGGCCAAAAAGCTGTCTTTGAGGCGATCCAAGCCCCAAAAGCCGATTATGGTTCACTCGTCGCCACATTTGAGGCAGCGCTGGCCCAAGAGCGGGAAGTGACGAAAAGCTATTATAAGGTGTACCAGATCGCCCAAGAAGAACAAGAATACCAAACGCTTTCTTTCTTAAACTGGTTCCTCGACGAACAAGTGGAGGAAGAGGCCACATTTGAAACGCATATTGATTATTTGAACCGCATCAAAGATGATGCCAATGCTCTTTATATTTATGAGCAAGAGCTACGCAAACGAAAAGAAGACTAA